One region of Terricaulis silvestris genomic DNA includes:
- a CDS encoding glycosyltransferase family 87 protein, which yields MFVSRRALENAALGVAGVLTGVMLFLLMGADGLRLASGQPVFGDFIAFWSAGRAALDGQAERVHDVALVSEYSRAAVGGVGVVSPWNSPPTFLLIASALATMPYLIAALAFLLVSAAVYLFAARKLLPDTRALIFAATLPAAVYHLGTVQTGLVIAGISGLALHWLDRRPLASGALVGLLAIKPHLAILWPVLLLLSGRWRAFTAACASTGVFVCIAGAVFGFDSYGRFFDNLGASQALINANRIGTPAFASLYASLLNLDAPAVIAAAMQALSAVAALAVSALIFRWGDRALGGAALCAATLLISPYLFFYDFTLLAVGAALLGAPRDRFELFAAIAAWGAGLSLVLSYALPLPYCAAAAWLVLIATLRRARSAAGRPAAAPQP from the coding sequence ATGTTTGTGAGCCGTCGCGCGCTGGAGAACGCGGCGCTTGGCGTCGCGGGCGTGCTGACTGGGGTGATGCTGTTCCTGCTGATGGGCGCCGACGGCTTGCGGCTCGCCAGCGGGCAGCCGGTGTTCGGCGACTTCATTGCGTTCTGGAGCGCCGGGCGCGCGGCGTTGGATGGTCAGGCCGAGCGGGTGCACGACGTGGCGCTCGTCTCTGAATATAGCCGCGCGGCCGTGGGTGGCGTTGGCGTGGTGTCGCCGTGGAATTCACCGCCCACGTTTCTGCTGATCGCGTCGGCGCTGGCGACGATGCCCTACCTGATCGCGGCGTTGGCGTTTCTGCTCGTTTCCGCCGCCGTGTATCTCTTCGCCGCGCGCAAGCTTCTTCCGGATACGCGGGCGCTCATCTTCGCCGCGACACTGCCGGCGGCGGTCTATCATCTGGGCACGGTGCAGACCGGGTTGGTGATCGCCGGTATTTCGGGACTCGCGCTGCATTGGCTGGACCGGCGACCGCTGGCCTCCGGCGCGCTTGTCGGACTGCTCGCGATCAAGCCGCACCTGGCGATTCTCTGGCCTGTGTTGTTGCTGCTGTCCGGGCGTTGGCGCGCGTTCACGGCGGCTTGCGCGAGCACCGGCGTTTTCGTCTGCATCGCCGGCGCAGTGTTCGGGTTCGACTCTTATGGACGCTTCTTCGACAATCTCGGCGCATCGCAAGCGCTCATCAACGCCAACCGCATTGGGACGCCCGCATTTGCCAGCCTCTACGCAAGTCTGTTGAACCTGGACGCGCCGGCCGTCATCGCGGCGGCCATGCAGGCGCTGAGCGCCGTGGCGGCGCTGGCCGTTTCTGCGCTCATCTTTCGGTGGGGCGATCGCGCGCTAGGCGGCGCGGCGCTATGCGCGGCGACTCTGCTGATCTCGCCATATCTGTTCTTCTATGATTTCACATTGCTTGCGGTTGGTGCGGCGTTGCTCGGCGCGCCACGTGACCGATTCGAGCTGTTCGCCGCGATTGCCGCGTGGGGCGCGGGGTTGTCGCTAGTGCTGAGTTACGCGCTGCCGTTGCCCTACTGCGCGGCAGCGGCATGGCTAGTGCTGATCGCTACGCTGAGGCGCGCAAGAAGCGCGGCGGGTCGTCCGGCGGCAGCACCACAGCCGTGA
- a CDS encoding serine hydrolase domain-containing protein: MADGFVAPGFERVRDAFDSQLSEEIGAGFAATRDGEVFVDIWGGWADRGQSRTWAQDTIVPVYSTTKGVSAIVMALLADRGLLDYEAATASLWPAFSAQGKDRVTIAQTLAHQAGVPGFLEPIDNDLWLDPPACAEAIAALAPLWPPGSASGYHPLTWGYIVGELALRAGGRSLGTILREDICVPLGIDFSIGTPASEHARAAEIKKPSQGGDFGEITPPRKAAFFTPWASVKRGATRWREIEIPSANGHGTALAVARLYEVYATGGLINGARVLSQEGYDALTKRRWKGDDLVLPYDIDWRTGIIGNSNRIYGPNPEAFGHSGHGGSFGSGDPVAGVSIGYVMNKQSHHIMADPRALKLIDALYSCL, encoded by the coding sequence AAATTGGCGCGGGCTTCGCCGCGACGCGCGATGGCGAAGTGTTTGTCGATATCTGGGGCGGCTGGGCCGATCGCGGACAATCGCGGACGTGGGCGCAAGATACGATCGTACCGGTGTATTCGACGACGAAGGGCGTCAGCGCGATCGTGATGGCGCTGCTCGCCGATCGCGGCTTGCTGGACTACGAGGCGGCGACGGCGTCGCTGTGGCCGGCCTTCAGCGCGCAGGGCAAGGATCGCGTCACGATTGCGCAGACTTTGGCGCATCAGGCTGGCGTGCCGGGCTTTCTTGAGCCGATCGACAACGATTTGTGGCTCGATCCCCCAGCCTGCGCGGAGGCGATTGCGGCGCTGGCGCCTTTGTGGCCGCCGGGGAGCGCGAGCGGGTATCATCCACTGACGTGGGGCTACATTGTTGGTGAGCTGGCGTTGCGCGCTGGCGGGCGTTCGCTCGGGACAATCCTGCGCGAAGATATCTGTGTCCCGCTCGGGATCGATTTCAGCATCGGCACGCCGGCGTCCGAACACGCGCGCGCGGCGGAGATCAAGAAGCCTTCGCAGGGCGGCGACTTTGGCGAGATCACGCCACCGCGCAAGGCGGCGTTCTTTACGCCATGGGCCAGTGTGAAACGCGGCGCCACGCGGTGGCGCGAGATCGAGATTCCATCTGCGAACGGTCACGGCACGGCGCTGGCGGTGGCGCGGCTTTATGAAGTGTACGCCACTGGCGGCTTGATCAATGGCGCGCGGGTGCTGTCGCAGGAAGGTTACGACGCGCTGACGAAGCGGCGCTGGAAGGGCGACGATCTGGTGCTGCCGTACGATATCGATTGGCGCACTGGCATTATCGGCAATTCGAACCGGATTTACGGACCGAACCCCGAAGCGTTCGGGCATTCGGGGCATGGCGGTTCGTTTGGCTCTGGGGATCCGGTGGCGGGCGTCTCCATCGGCTACGTGATGAACAAGCAATCGCATCACATCATGGCCGATCCGCGCGCGTTGAAATTGATCGACGCGCTCTATTCATGTTTGTGA